From the genome of Gilliamella sp. wkB7, one region includes:
- a CDS encoding AAA domain-containing protein: MDDDYLKFASYWRNSLADAESGKGALEDQNIKNFSIWNDVSSGRLDNTTTEYFFKDEQRDTNTVDVVLRPTVFNRLIKHGKDRIAGSPYCVTPLVIIAKINREGFLFPISATIPRDLLEPLAYGSFSIGEISEYDKYKTKNANISSSMYYDESHLEKNETKEEKQKRYEEYQRQWKLYLEDSVNLLNSIADSWINTQKDYELAEYAYIIKKTKFIGASKHILALYDHLLVNKTEVPLFKRFANLTESDIEPLIATKDTFNERLGHSGDQFPLALAQRDALSHFLRTNNGDILAVNGPPGTGKTTLILSIIATLWAKAALAEEINPPIVLATSTNNQAVTNIIEAFGKDFSKGTDPKMSGRWLPDINSFGAYFPSNTKKDEDLNKYHTQKFFSDVESKEYIKKALSSYLDKAKIAFPNDDCSSPKKITSLLHKKLVEQSHRLIDIKQTWDNLLKIREKSKLVSDDDIDIHLNDLNLKLSNATSEIDKLSFALNEWEKYLANESLFISLFSWLPAVRKKRYYQIKLLLAEKLKGFDIEKESINIDNISHLINELLNKEKLKQKDYKQQINNVNQIIQQEQEILTKWLNIASELGYKNDKEPNLSQIDDLADTQIRFDIFLLTTHYWEGRWLMTIDEIANLDEEKKKTGIKAVEPRWHRRMMLTPCVVMTCYMLPSHMCISKHNGSKFEDNYAYNFADLLIIDEAGQVLPEVAAASFALAKKALVIGDTAQIPPIWNITSSIDIGNMLEEKILTGDTQEKITAEYDLIAEMGKCSASGSVMKIAQFSSRYHYDTDLARGMYLYEHRRCYDKIIGFCNELSYQGKLQPKRGYSDNNLFPFMGYLHIDGRVEKKNTGSRFNLLEAETISAWLVENRQRIEDHYGKPIEQIVAIVSPFSAQVSIVKNILNNKGINTGYNDESITVGTVHSLQGAERAIIIFSPVYSKHEDGSFIDNDLSMLNVAVSRAKDSFLVFGDMDLFEIQPSSSPRGLLAKYLFAYEENALYFEYKQRKDLNQLNTQIYTLNGVKEHDKFLNETIASTVKHITIISPWINMEKLKQTGFIDSMTKAIAKGIQVNVITDENFNIQHINPMKREKKKENLDIAIKLLNEKGITTKLVRRVHSKIVISDDNLLCIGSFNWFSASREPQYENYDTSMVYCGESLKEEVKVIFNNLNKR; encoded by the coding sequence ATGGACGATGATTATTTAAAATTTGCCTCTTATTGGCGGAATTCATTAGCAGATGCTGAATCAGGAAAAGGTGCACTTGAAGATCAAAATATTAAAAATTTTAGTATATGGAATGATGTTTCATCGGGTCGCCTTGATAATACCACTACGGAGTATTTTTTTAAAGATGAACAACGTGATACCAATACCGTAGATGTTGTTTTACGTCCTACCGTTTTTAATCGCTTAATAAAACATGGTAAAGATCGTATTGCAGGTAGTCCATACTGTGTTACGCCATTAGTAATAATTGCAAAAATAAATCGTGAGGGATTTTTATTTCCAATTTCAGCTACAATCCCTAGAGATCTGCTTGAACCTCTCGCCTATGGCTCCTTTTCTATTGGAGAAATATCAGAATATGATAAATACAAAACTAAAAACGCTAATATCTCATCATCTATGTATTATGACGAGTCCCACCTAGAAAAAAATGAAACTAAAGAAGAAAAACAAAAAAGATATGAAGAATATCAACGACAGTGGAAATTGTATTTAGAAGATTCAGTGAATCTATTAAATAGCATTGCTGACTCATGGATCAACACGCAAAAAGATTACGAACTTGCAGAATATGCATATATCATAAAAAAAACAAAGTTTATTGGTGCAAGTAAACATATCCTTGCTCTTTACGATCATCTATTGGTCAATAAAACAGAAGTTCCATTATTCAAGCGTTTTGCTAACTTAACCGAAAGTGATATAGAACCGTTAATTGCAACTAAAGATACATTTAATGAAAGATTAGGTCATTCAGGAGATCAATTCCCTTTAGCGTTAGCTCAGCGAGATGCATTAAGTCATTTTCTCAGAACAAATAATGGCGATATTTTAGCGGTAAATGGTCCACCTGGAACCGGAAAAACGACTTTAATTTTATCTATTATTGCAACGCTATGGGCTAAAGCTGCGCTAGCTGAAGAAATAAATCCACCTATTGTGCTTGCTACCTCTACTAATAACCAAGCCGTTACCAACATCATTGAAGCATTTGGAAAAGATTTTTCCAAAGGGACAGATCCAAAAATGTCAGGTCGCTGGTTACCTGATATAAATAGTTTTGGTGCTTATTTCCCTTCAAATACTAAGAAAGATGAAGATCTAAATAAATATCATACCCAAAAATTTTTTAGTGACGTAGAATCGAAAGAGTATATTAAAAAAGCTCTATCTTCTTATTTAGATAAAGCAAAAATAGCTTTCCCCAATGACGATTGTTCATCTCCTAAAAAAATCACGTCGTTACTACATAAAAAGCTTGTTGAACAGTCACACAGATTAATTGACATAAAACAAACTTGGGATAACTTACTTAAAATTCGTGAAAAAAGTAAGTTAGTATCTGATGATGATATCGATATTCATCTTAATGATCTTAACCTAAAACTGTCTAATGCAACATCGGAAATAGATAAATTAAGCTTTGCCTTAAATGAATGGGAAAAGTATTTAGCCAATGAATCTCTGTTTATTTCATTATTTTCATGGCTTCCTGCAGTTCGCAAAAAACGTTATTACCAAATTAAACTTCTCCTTGCGGAAAAATTAAAGGGTTTTGATATTGAAAAAGAATCAATCAATATTGATAATATTAGCCATTTAATCAATGAATTACTAAATAAAGAGAAATTAAAACAGAAAGATTATAAACAACAAATTAATAACGTAAATCAAATTATCCAACAAGAACAAGAGATTTTAACAAAATGGCTAAACATTGCTTCTGAACTTGGTTATAAAAATGATAAAGAACCCAATTTATCACAAATTGATGATCTAGCGGATACACAAATTAGATTTGACATTTTTCTATTAACCACTCACTACTGGGAAGGACGTTGGTTGATGACTATAGATGAAATTGCTAATCTTGATGAAGAGAAAAAGAAAACAGGAATTAAAGCAGTAGAACCGCGTTGGCATCGTAGAATGATGTTAACACCATGTGTCGTTATGACCTGTTATATGCTTCCTTCACATATGTGTATATCAAAACATAATGGATCAAAATTCGAGGATAACTATGCTTATAACTTTGCTGATTTACTTATCATCGATGAGGCAGGACAAGTACTGCCTGAAGTTGCTGCCGCTTCTTTTGCGTTAGCCAAAAAAGCACTCGTTATTGGAGATACTGCGCAAATTCCTCCAATATGGAACATCACTTCGTCGATTGACATTGGCAATATGTTAGAAGAAAAAATTTTGACAGGAGATACACAAGAAAAAATCACCGCAGAATATGATCTAATTGCTGAAATGGGAAAATGTTCAGCTTCAGGCAGCGTAATGAAAATTGCACAATTTTCTTCACGTTATCATTATGACACTGATTTAGCCAGAGGTATGTATCTTTACGAACACCGTCGTTGTTATGATAAAATTATAGGGTTTTGTAATGAGCTTAGTTATCAAGGGAAATTACAGCCTAAAAGAGGCTATAGTGATAATAATTTATTTCCATTCATGGGCTATCTCCATATTGATGGAAGAGTCGAGAAAAAAAATACCGGAAGCCGATTCAATCTTTTAGAAGCGGAAACAATTTCGGCCTGGTTAGTTGAAAATCGACAACGTATTGAAGATCATTATGGCAAACCTATCGAGCAAATAGTAGCGATAGTATCACCATTTAGCGCTCAAGTTTCAATCGTCAAAAATATACTGAATAATAAGGGTATTAACACTGGATATAATGACGAATCTATCACTGTCGGTACGGTGCACTCACTTCAAGGAGCCGAAAGAGCAATTATCATATTTTCGCCCGTATATTCAAAACATGAAGATGGTAGTTTTATTGATAATGATCTTAGTATGTTAAATGTTGCTGTTTCACGGGCTAAGGATAGTTTTCTTGTTTTTGGTGATATGGACCTATTTGAAATTCAACCATCGTCATCACCAAGAGGATTACTTGCCAAATACTTATTTGCATATGAAGAAAATGCATTATATTTCGAATATAAACAAAGAAAAGATTTAAATCAACTTAATACCCAAATATATACTCTGAATGGTGTAAAAGAACATGATAAATTTTTAAATGAAACAATAGCGAGTACTGTAAAACATATCACTATTATTTCCCCATGGATTAATATGGAAAAACTTAAACAAACCGGATTCATTGATTCTATGACCAAAGCAATAGCCAAAGGTATCCAAGTAAACGTAATCACTGATGAAAATTTCAATATCCAACACATTAATCCTATGAAACGAGAAAAGAAAAAAGAAAACTTAGATATTGCTATAAAGCTATTAAACGAAAAAGGAATCACTACCAAGTTAGTTCGACGAGTTCATAGTAAAATCGTTATAAGCGATGATAATTTACTGTGTATTGGTTCATTTAATTGGTTTAGTGCATCTCGTGAACCCCAATATGAAAATTACGATACTTCTATGGTTTATTGTGGTGAAAGTCTGAAAGAAGAAGTTAAAGTTATCTTTAACAATCTTAATAAGCGATAA
- the qatD gene encoding Qat anti-phage system TatD family nuclease QatD has product MLIDMHCHLDLYSDPKNIVESCKQKGLYALSVTTTPKAWLGTQRLALGYPKIKTALGLHPELAHLRINELDIFDMLFPQSKYIGEIGLDGSNEYKSFYKEQLKVFHHILSRVNRDGGRLMSIHSRKAVLEILSELKRIDGIPILHWFSGSKNELQQAIQQGCWFSVGPAMIKGQNGREVISIIPRDKILTETDGPFGTYNKKSLMPWDVNKLYPFLSGLWNISILEVEKIIEMNFRKIISLL; this is encoded by the coding sequence TTGCTTATTGATATGCATTGCCACTTAGATCTATACTCTGATCCTAAAAATATAGTTGAATCTTGTAAACAAAAAGGGCTTTATGCCCTTTCTGTTACAACAACTCCGAAAGCTTGGCTAGGAACTCAACGATTAGCATTAGGTTACCCAAAGATAAAAACTGCTCTTGGATTACATCCAGAACTTGCTCATTTAAGGATTAATGAGCTTGATATTTTTGATATGCTTTTCCCCCAATCTAAGTATATTGGAGAGATTGGTTTAGATGGAAGCAATGAATATAAATCGTTTTATAAAGAACAATTAAAAGTTTTTCACCACATATTATCAAGAGTTAATCGTGATGGTGGAAGACTGATGTCCATTCACTCGCGAAAAGCTGTATTAGAAATTTTATCTGAGCTAAAAAGAATAGATGGAATTCCAATTTTACATTGGTTTTCTGGAAGTAAAAATGAGCTACAACAGGCAATTCAGCAAGGCTGTTGGTTTTCTGTTGGACCCGCTATGATTAAAGGACAAAATGGCAGAGAAGTAATTTCAATAATACCACGAGATAAAATTCTCACAGAAACCGATGGCCCATTTGGAACATATAACAAAAAGAGCCTTATGCCTTGGGATGTAAATAAGTTATACCCTTTTTTATCAGGGTTATGGAATATCAGTATTTTAGAGGTTGAAAAAATAATCGAAATGAATTTTAGAAAAATAATATCATTATTATGA
- the qatC gene encoding Qat anti-phage system QueC-like protein QatC gives MGELSIMKMYINHDYKQLPLSSDDVIPVQIYNRDAVIKKDGVVPRSDVATIGSPIINKIQRLGVPLSEEVMDFLTIALSVIAADTFIDRGSTCDGWTRNIELYIPVNNHVQWNSIKPILTKALHFLSGDIWYLNFSTGGYLPPKPFGNSRHTLVNLNGLDSVSLFSGGLDSAIGVIDLLEEKYKPLLVSYSYKGDKKKQNSIAHHLKGRLSHFAAFANPRSSGRKTDISMRTRSIIFLALAVIGCDAVKKTNNLQNINLFVPENGFISLNAPLTNRRIGSLSTRTTHPYFIGLIQNILDQIGFNISIKNPYQFKTKGEMVLSCRNLTLLKKIVDDTVSCSHWKRKNQQCGYCVPCLIRQASLNTGHITESVLYNYGENDTLAKFVKNNQNGRDDLFSLIRAIKQLDNVNVKNWVSKSGPLEHQLLPQYEDIFKRGLKEVEELLKRENCFAY, from the coding sequence ATGGGAGAATTATCTATAATGAAAATGTATATAAACCACGATTATAAACAATTACCCCTATCATCTGATGATGTAATTCCTGTTCAAATTTATAACCGAGATGCTGTTATAAAAAAAGATGGAGTAGTTCCACGTAGCGATGTGGCAACTATAGGTAGTCCTATCATTAATAAAATACAGAGATTAGGTGTTCCTCTATCTGAAGAAGTAATGGATTTTTTGACTATCGCTCTATCTGTTATTGCTGCAGATACATTTATTGATAGAGGCTCAACTTGTGATGGCTGGACAAGGAATATTGAACTATACATCCCTGTGAATAACCATGTTCAGTGGAATTCAATAAAACCAATCTTAACTAAAGCGCTACACTTTTTAAGTGGAGATATATGGTATTTGAATTTCTCTACAGGCGGTTATCTTCCTCCTAAGCCCTTTGGTAATAGTCGTCATACATTAGTAAACTTAAATGGCTTAGATTCTGTGTCTCTCTTTTCCGGAGGATTAGATAGTGCTATTGGCGTTATTGATCTTTTAGAGGAAAAATATAAGCCATTACTTGTCAGCTATTCTTATAAAGGGGATAAAAAGAAACAAAATTCTATTGCCCATCATCTTAAAGGAAGGCTCTCTCACTTTGCCGCGTTTGCTAATCCTCGTTCTAGTGGTAGAAAAACTGATATAAGTATGAGAACGAGAAGTATAATTTTTTTAGCATTAGCAGTGATTGGGTGTGACGCAGTCAAAAAAACTAATAATCTTCAAAATATCAATTTGTTTGTTCCTGAGAATGGTTTTATTTCATTAAATGCGCCTTTAACAAACAGAAGAATTGGTTCGTTAAGTACAAGAACAACTCATCCATATTTTATAGGATTAATTCAAAATATTTTAGATCAAATTGGTTTTAATATTTCAATTAAAAACCCTTATCAATTCAAAACAAAAGGAGAGATGGTTCTTTCATGTCGTAACTTAACATTATTAAAGAAAATTGTTGATGACACAGTATCCTGTAGTCATTGGAAAAGAAAAAATCAACAATGTGGCTATTGTGTTCCTTGTTTAATAAGGCAAGCTTCGCTAAATACAGGGCATATCACAGAATCTGTTCTTTATAATTATGGTGAAAATGATACATTGGCAAAATTTGTAAAGAATAACCAAAATGGTAGGGATGATTTATTTTCACTGATTAGAGCTATAAAACAATTGGATAATGTTAATGTAAAAAATTGGGTTAGTAAGAGCGGGCCTCTTGAACATCAATTATTACCTCAATATGAAGATATTTTTAAAAGAGGCCTAAAAGAAGTGGAAGAATTATTAAAAAGAGAGAATTGTTTTGCTTATTGA
- a CDS encoding KAP family P-loop NTPase fold protein — translation MWSDIESNDDYLNFGEVSSIVTNILNSPSMLPVSIGIFGNWGAGKSTLLRLIEKEVTVNNTDKKKLVINFDAWLYQGYDDARAALLETIATKLHEAAKGNERLIDKTLNLLKRVDAVRSLGLLVEGGLLAAGIPTFGLVSKSLNVVNNVFDGIQNENEYKAMTEVGTDLVKTGKSLLKPEKKHTPPQQINAFRKEYSAILQELNITLIVNIDNLDRCLPVNAIHTLESIRLFLFLPNTAFIIAADEGMIRAAVAEHFKGASERHHVDYLDKLIQVPIRVPTVGLLEIRSYLFMLYAQEYNLNENKLELLRKTLEKNLQESWRSKAISKEDVLELLEQNLNSDIARSYDLVDRISPLLVNSPIIHGNPRIVKRLLNVVKMRVQIAKRRGIPLDENIITKLVIFERCVNEDATNDLYNLINSVEKSKLVFQSLEVTNKKEFHPDTPQSWSKDESTKDFIESWSKLEPSLYDKDLTAATYLSRETILTSIYNNNLSPKAREALDILLSTDKTSSLAAKKALDTLSFDEHVPIMEALVNSLRKITEWNKRPRGYAGACLLAERSSSAANILCRFIDGLVEKAKWMETDLKNREWYKGI, via the coding sequence ATGTGGTCAGATATCGAGTCAAATGATGATTACTTAAATTTCGGTGAAGTTTCAAGTATTGTAACCAACATATTAAATTCACCATCAATGCTTCCTGTCTCTATTGGTATTTTTGGTAATTGGGGTGCTGGTAAGTCAACCTTATTAAGGTTAATTGAAAAAGAAGTAACAGTCAATAATACTGACAAGAAAAAACTAGTGATTAATTTTGATGCATGGTTGTATCAAGGATATGACGATGCAAGGGCTGCATTACTAGAAACGATAGCTACTAAATTACACGAAGCTGCAAAAGGTAATGAAAGGTTAATAGATAAAACATTAAATCTTTTAAAGAGAGTCGATGCAGTTAGAAGTTTAGGCTTGCTTGTTGAGGGTGGATTACTTGCTGCAGGAATCCCTACTTTTGGATTGGTATCCAAATCTTTAAATGTAGTCAATAATGTATTTGATGGAATACAGAATGAGAATGAATATAAAGCGATGACTGAGGTTGGTACCGACCTCGTAAAAACAGGAAAGTCATTACTCAAACCAGAAAAGAAGCACACTCCGCCACAACAAATTAATGCTTTTAGGAAAGAATATAGTGCAATACTACAAGAATTGAATATTACATTAATAGTAAATATTGATAACTTAGATAGATGTCTACCTGTTAATGCGATTCATACATTAGAATCTATCAGGTTATTTCTTTTTTTACCTAATACTGCTTTTATTATTGCCGCTGATGAAGGAATGATCAGAGCGGCGGTAGCTGAGCATTTTAAAGGGGCATCTGAAAGACATCATGTTGATTATCTTGATAAACTGATTCAAGTTCCAATCAGAGTACCAACTGTTGGTTTATTAGAAATCCGTTCCTACTTATTTATGTTATATGCTCAAGAATATAATTTGAATGAAAATAAATTAGAACTTCTACGAAAGACCCTAGAAAAAAACTTACAAGAGTCTTGGCGTTCTAAAGCTATTTCAAAAGAAGACGTGTTAGAGTTGTTAGAACAAAATTTGAACTCTGATATAGCTAGATCTTATGATCTAGTTGATAGAATATCTCCACTTCTTGTTAATTCACCAATCATTCATGGTAATCCTCGTATTGTAAAACGTTTATTAAACGTGGTAAAAATGCGAGTTCAAATTGCTAAACGTAGAGGTATTCCGCTAGATGAAAATATTATCACTAAGTTAGTTATTTTTGAAAGATGCGTAAATGAAGATGCAACTAATGATTTATATAATTTGATCAATTCAGTCGAAAAATCTAAACTGGTTTTTCAATCTTTAGAAGTTACTAATAAAAAAGAATTTCATCCAGATACTCCTCAATCATGGAGTAAAGATGAATCAACTAAAGACTTTATCGAAAGTTGGTCTAAGTTAGAACCTTCTTTATATGACAAAGATTTGACTGCAGCAACTTACCTTTCAAGAGAGACGATTTTAACATCTATATATAATAATAATTTATCACCTAAAGCTCGTGAAGCCTTAGATATATTATTAAGTACAGATAAAACTAGTTCTCTAGCGGCTAAAAAAGCCTTAGATACTCTATCATTTGATGAGCATGTTCCAATAATGGAGGCTCTTGTTAATTCATTAAGAAAAATCACAGAGTGGAATAAACGCCCACGAGGTTATGCTGGAGCATGCTTGTTAGCAGAAAGATCATCAAGTGCAGCTAATATATTATGTCGTTTTATTGATGGTTTAGTTGAAAAAGCTAAATGGATGGAAACAGACCTAAAAAATCGAGAATGGTATAAGGGGATATAA
- a CDS encoding MmcQ/YjbR family DNA-binding protein, translated as MNRETLFNYAKKHFHSEPNYLWENLPNYAVLRHHQDGDKWYAIVMNVSGSKLGLKDDKEIDVLDIKARPEHIGSLRKKEGILPAYHMNKEHWISIILSGHLSDKEIFDLLTESYHLTSK; from the coding sequence ATGAATAGAGAAACATTATTTAACTATGCCAAAAAACATTTTCATTCAGAACCTAACTATCTTTGGGAAAATTTACCTAACTATGCAGTATTGCGCCATCATCAGGATGGCGATAAATGGTATGCTATTGTTATGAATGTATCTGGCTCAAAACTTGGTCTAAAAGATGATAAAGAGATTGATGTTCTGGATATTAAAGCAAGACCTGAACATATAGGTTCTTTAAGGAAAAAAGAAGGTATTTTGCCAGCATATCATATGAATAAAGAGCATTGGATCAGCATTATTCTTTCTGGACATTTATCAGATAAAGAAATATTCGATTTACTTACCGAAAGTTATCACTTAACTTCAAAGTAA
- a CDS encoding primase-helicase zinc-binding domain-containing protein, giving the protein MKINEITAEAVGKWQSIFSSLGIEVGNGKHCPCPVCGGKDRFRFDNKNGRGTYICNQCGSGDGLELIKNYYHCDSKKASSKVAECLNLNNHKATSSDLKSDLQSKTIFKKVEYLLSKAILGQSDYLTEKGLTFDLTLLDDGRIFVPLININSEYTGGQFIEPNGNKRLMRGSNKKGAFIWVSPNLGKPDEVKKELLTATEIIICEGLATGISIAEFRHRSMVISAIDAGNLIHVANAIREVNTTVNIIIAGDNDIGNHKNTGKEKAIEAAKAVNGYYTIPDTDYKCDWDDYRQQFGLQKTSALFDKNLSKINVQTLTNTNNQNLKKLETQNMNLSQMASNQRAELLNQYYDNNLAINLTTDEIYYYQANAWQPISDKVLMRTLADLFNQSGEPFNPMRISSAVETLRLSLPAMGSSQKDLICFKNGVYELKTQTFRPHNKQDWLLVSNDIDYYPAKENESFETHAPNFAKWLKRASGNQDKAKNILAALYMILANRHDWQLFLEVTGAGGSGKSVFAEISTMLSGKNNTVIGTMDALEKARDRALIVGYSLVILPDQPRYMGSGAGLKAITGGDEVAIDPKHKQPYSCKIPAVVLVINNEAMRFNERNGGISRRRVIFHFGEVIPETERDLNLVSKIEQELPSIVRLLLNEFTNPNDAKERLHKQQQSEEAKAIKRESDHLVDFCSYFDALDCPNGMSVGNLGIVPFNPRKYVYHAYIEYIRNTGLNNPLSLTQFGTSLSYALNENGKQYMKKRYTAGIKTNLELNSNADKDWLPKAEDPT; this is encoded by the coding sequence ATGAAAATAAACGAAATTACAGCCGAAGCGGTGGGTAAATGGCAATCAATCTTTAGTTCATTAGGCATTGAGGTGGGTAATGGAAAGCATTGTCCTTGCCCTGTCTGCGGTGGTAAAGATAGATTTAGGTTTGATAATAAAAATGGGCGCGGTACTTATATCTGCAATCAATGCGGTAGCGGTGACGGCTTAGAACTTATCAAAAACTATTATCATTGTGATTCTAAAAAAGCTAGTAGTAAGGTAGCTGAATGCTTAAATTTAAATAATCATAAAGCCACAAGCTCGGATTTGAAATCCGACCTACAGAGTAAGACCATATTTAAAAAGGTTGAATATTTACTATCTAAAGCAATATTAGGGCAGTCGGATTACCTCACTGAAAAAGGGTTAACGTTCGATTTAACCTTGCTAGATGATGGGCGTATCTTTGTACCTTTGATTAATATCAACAGTGAATATACAGGCGGTCAATTTATCGAGCCAAACGGAAATAAGCGCTTAATGAGAGGCTCAAATAAGAAAGGTGCTTTTATATGGGTTAGCCCAAATTTGGGCAAGCCTGACGAGGTAAAAAAAGAATTACTCACAGCTACCGAGATTATTATTTGCGAGGGATTAGCCACAGGTATATCGATAGCGGAATTCCGCCATCGGTCAATGGTGATATCTGCTATTGATGCAGGCAACCTTATTCATGTGGCTAACGCTATTCGTGAGGTTAATACTACCGTAAATATTATTATTGCGGGTGATAATGATATAGGTAATCATAAAAACACAGGTAAAGAAAAAGCGATAGAAGCGGCTAAAGCGGTAAATGGTTATTACACAATCCCTGACACTGATTATAAATGTGATTGGGATGATTATAGACAACAATTCGGACTTCAGAAAACTTCAGCTTTATTCGATAAAAACTTATCAAAAATTAACGTTCAAACCTTAACAAATACGAACAACCAAAACTTGAAAAAACTTGAAACCCAAAACATGAATTTATCGCAAATGGCATCAAATCAGCGCGCCGAACTGCTTAATCAATATTATGATAATAACCTTGCTATTAATCTTACTACCGATGAAATTTATTACTATCAAGCTAATGCATGGCAACCCATTAGCGATAAAGTTTTGATGCGAACATTAGCCGATTTATTTAATCAATCAGGTGAGCCATTTAACCCTATGCGCATAAGTTCTGCGGTTGAAACCCTCAGACTATCTTTACCTGCAATGGGAAGCTCTCAAAAGGATTTAATTTGTTTTAAAAATGGTGTTTATGAGCTGAAGACACAAACTTTCAGACCACACAATAAGCAAGATTGGTTATTGGTAAGTAATGATATTGATTATTACCCTGCCAAAGAAAATGAATCTTTCGAAACTCACGCACCGAACTTTGCTAAATGGCTAAAAAGAGCATCAGGCAATCAAGATAAGGCTAAAAATATCTTAGCTGCGCTATATATGATATTGGCTAATCGTCATGACTGGCAATTATTCTTAGAGGTTACAGGCGCAGGCGGTAGCGGTAAAAGTGTTTTTGCTGAAATTTCGACGATGTTATCAGGTAAAAACAATACTGTAATAGGCACTATGGACGCATTAGAAAAGGCAAGGGACAGAGCCTTAATCGTGGGTTACTCATTAGTCATATTACCAGACCAACCGCGATATATGGGCAGTGGTGCAGGATTAAAAGCGATTACTGGCGGTGATGAAGTCGCAATTGACCCTAAACACAAGCAGCCCTATTCCTGTAAGATTCCAGCAGTAGTGTTAGTAATCAACAACGAAGCCATGCGATTTAATGAGCGCAACGGGGGCATATCAAGGCGAAGAGTAATATTTCACTTTGGCGAGGTTATACCTGAAACAGAGCGAGATTTAAACTTGGTTAGCAAAATAGAGCAAGAGCTGCCCTCAATTGTGAGGTTGCTACTTAATGAGTTCACTAACCCTAATGATGCTAAAGAACGATTACATAAACAGCAACAATCAGAAGAAGCAAAGGCTATTAAAAGAGAATCTGACCATTTAGTCGATTTCTGTAGCTATTTTGACGCGTTAGACTGCCCTAATGGTATGTCAGTAGGTAATCTAGGAATTGTTCCATTCAATCCAAGAAAGTATGTTTACCATGCTTATATCGAATACATTCGTAACACAGGGCTAAATAATCCCTTATCCTTAACTCAGTTCGGCACATCTTTAAGTTACGCATTAAACGAGAACGGCAAGCAATACATGAAGAAGCGCTATACAGCAGGAATTAAAACCAACTTAGAGCTTAATTCAAACGCCGATAAAGACTGGTTACCTAAAGCAGAAGATCCTACCTAA
- a CDS encoding YlcI/YnfO family protein produces the protein MQEKKEKKDFDRSNSTMKHIRFEDDLLEQINQQAKKDNESFSGWVKIACKMRLVE, from the coding sequence ATGCAAGAGAAAAAAGAAAAAAAAGATTTCGACCGTTCAAACAGCACTATGAAGCATATTCGTTTTGAAGATGATCTATTAGAGCAAATTAACCAACAAGCAAAGAAAGATAATGAATCTTTTTCTGGCTGGGTTAAAATTGCTTGTAAAATGAGATTAGTGGAATAA